A stretch of DNA from Flavobacteriales bacterium:
AACACTATGCTATATGGGTGATGGTGCAACTAGGCAGGGCTCTTTTCATGAGACTCTCAACATGGCCATGAACTGGAAGCTTCCGGTAATCTTTATCATAGAAAATAATCATTACGCGATGGGGACATCGGTCGAGAGAACATCTAACGTAACAGAATTGTATAAGCTTGGACATGCGTATGAAATGCCAAGCTATGCAATAGATGGAATGAGGTGCGAGGATGTGCATGACGGAATAAGTGAGGCGACTACGAGGGCAAGAAAAGGAGAGGGACCTACGTTAATTGAAATCAATACGTATCGATTTAAAGGGCATTCAATGTCAGACCCAGCTAAGTATAGAACGAAAGAAGAAGTAGAGTCTTACAAAGCTCAGGATCCAATAGAGCAGGTATTGGAGACCATAGTTAAAAAGAAATATGCCACTACTAAAGACATAGAAGCTATTAAAGAAAGGGTTGCTAAAGAAGTAAAAGATGCTGTTCAATTTGCAGAAGAATCTCCTTTTCCTGACGCGAAAGAGTTATTCGAAGATGTATATCGTGGAGAGAATTATCCGTTTATAACAAGTTAATGAGATTCCAATAAGATGGCCGAAGTAGTATTAATGCCCAAATTAAGCGACACTATGACCGAAGGTGTGGTTGCGGAATGGATCAAGAAAATTGGAGATGAAGTAAAGTCTGGGGATATCTTAGTAGAAATAGAAACGGATAAAGCCACCATGGAATTTGAATCCTTCTATGATGGTATTTTGCTTTACATTGGAGTTGAAAAAGGTGCTAAAGCAGAGGTCAATGCAATATTGGCAATTATTGGAGATAAAGGAGAAGACATACAAGCCATTATTGATGAGCACTCTAAACCTGCTGAGGTTGCCGAAGAAGTAATCAAAGAAAAAGTTGAACCTGAAAAGGTTATAGAAGAACCTGTCAAAGAAGTAGTAAGTAGCC
This window harbors:
- a CDS encoding pyruvate dehydrogenase (acetyl-transferring) E1 component subunit alpha, with translation TLCYMGDGATRQGSFHETLNMAMNWKLPVIFIIENNHYAMGTSVERTSNVTELYKLGHAYEMPSYAIDGMRCEDVHDGISEATTRARKGEGPTLIEINTYRFKGHSMSDPAKYRTKEEVESYKAQDPIEQVLETIVKKKYATTKDIEAIKERVAKEVKDAVQFAEESPFPDAKELFEDVYRGENYPFITS